From Pseudomonas hefeiensis, one genomic window encodes:
- a CDS encoding TetR/AcrR family transcriptional regulator, with protein MSSLDENSRSSAAPRRRLSREDRQRQLLDVAWRLVREEGSEALTLARLAEQAGVTKPIVYDHFTTRSGLLAALYQDFDARQTALMDAALEASEPTLESRAEVIASSFVECVLLQGREIPGVIAALTSSPELERIKREYEAIFLDKCRAVLEPFAGPRAITQASLRAMLGAAEALSNAAATGEVSAAEAKQELFVTIVSMVNRTARICAT; from the coding sequence ATGTCAAGCCTTGATGAAAATTCGCGATCCTCTGCTGCTCCCCGCCGACGCTTGTCCCGCGAGGATCGGCAACGGCAGCTGCTGGATGTCGCCTGGCGGCTGGTGCGGGAGGAGGGCAGCGAAGCGCTGACCCTGGCCCGGCTCGCCGAACAGGCGGGGGTGACCAAGCCCATCGTGTATGACCACTTCACCACTCGGTCCGGGCTGCTGGCGGCGCTCTATCAGGATTTCGATGCCCGTCAGACGGCGCTGATGGACGCGGCCCTGGAAGCGAGTGAGCCGACACTGGAAAGCCGCGCCGAGGTGATTGCTTCTTCGTTTGTCGAATGCGTTCTTTTGCAAGGCCGGGAAATCCCGGGGGTCATTGCGGCGCTGACAAGTTCGCCAGAACTGGAGCGCATCAAGCGCGAATATGAGGCTATTTTTCTGGATAAATGCCGGGCGGTGTTGGAGCCGTTCGCCGGTCCACGGGCCATCACCCAAGCAAGTCTGCGGGCGATGCTGGGCGCGGCGGAAGCCTTGTCCAATGCCGCTGCCACTGGGGAAGTCAGCGCTGCCGAGGCCAAGCAAGAGCTGTTTGTGACCATCGTTTCGATGGTGAACAGAACCGCCCGCATCTGCGCCACCTGA
- a CDS encoding NAD(P)H-dependent oxidoreductase: MHALIVVAHHDPHSLTHGLAKKIAQGLTQANRSATFEIADLAAEGFDPRFSFADHAVHHREASPPMDVLAEQARIDRADALVLVYPIYWWSMPALLKGWIDRVFSNGWAFDFSLDKPFIKKLQRLQVHLVAVGGADDDTFLRHGYGQAMTAQIDHGIFDYCGARVVSSQRLLESETLEPALHLDNAYLIGQRLFPLSEETAQVQARPECA, encoded by the coding sequence ATGCACGCACTCATCGTTGTCGCTCATCACGATCCCCACTCCCTTACCCACGGCCTTGCCAAAAAAATCGCCCAAGGCCTGACCCAAGCCAATCGCTCCGCTACGTTTGAGATTGCCGACCTGGCTGCCGAAGGCTTCGATCCGCGGTTCAGTTTCGCCGACCATGCGGTACACCACCGCGAGGCTTCACCGCCCATGGACGTTTTGGCCGAACAAGCCAGAATCGACCGCGCAGATGCGCTGGTGCTGGTGTATCCCATCTACTGGTGGTCGATGCCAGCCTTGCTCAAGGGGTGGATCGACCGGGTGTTTTCCAACGGCTGGGCGTTCGATTTCAGCCTCGATAAACCCTTTATCAAAAAATTGCAGCGTTTGCAGGTGCATCTGGTTGCCGTGGGCGGGGCTGATGATGATACGTTCCTGCGCCACGGTTATGGCCAGGCGATGACCGCACAGATCGACCACGGCATCTTTGATTACTGCGGCGCCCGGGTGGTCAGTTCCCAACGTTTGCTCGAATCGGAAACCCTCGAACCGGCGCTTCACCTGGACAATGCCTATCTCATAGGCCAGCGGTTGTTCCCGCTGAGCGAGGAGACTGCACAGGTTCAAGCCCGCCCTGAGTGCGCCTGA